In the genome of Aedes aegypti strain LVP_AGWG chromosome 2, AaegL5.0 Primary Assembly, whole genome shotgun sequence, the window taatcaatgaaatttcaatcggttttttgcacatcgttcgactagtattgtacaatgttgtgataataaaaattctccaaaataattaaatttcacacgaatatggaacaacgattagatccgtcgattttttgaggttatcaaaatcaatgattgtaagaaattggctggaaaattcgataatttatattatctgttttcaaaaaaggcttgttcttcgaaagcatcatcaatcagaagcctgatggaaaaaatcaagttatttttggagcaacaattttacagatataataaaatcaattttcccgtatatttttaaagaaattttttttaaatttgatgggaattgatatgagtagaattttttgtgtaaaagtacgtcctgacggaagtcctaatatagtattaatgtgaaaaataacttacgccttcaaagagttatttagtaagtccccacgtcacattcaaagcacaacagaaacacaattgttttattcttagaagacctatcaaagtacattgacaatcatcaaaattggcaacactgctgtaataaaatcgattttattttccacatattattttcataatatgttattctgagattaccaattgaaaaattcggagaaaactgtttacaatttgctgtagatcgataaatatgcgtacatgattttaaaagtatgagacttttcagtaaaactaccataaacagtaaaatttatacttaagactgtagtataatctcacgatttagctttcgtttatactaatatagtttctttagtaatccaaactagttttgaacacgctttttacttttctcttttgctgggagtgaaaggatggtgtatcagcaaatttggccataaatgttacctaatgtcatagaatggtggaatataattgatatttttaaagctttacctttagtagaatagtaaaggatacaaacatacaatttgttcataaaaataaggatttttgttttgcgaaaaataatgttaaactttgacggacagctttttttaagagtttttggaaaaactatttagctcttcaaccaaaagcattttcaaagattttatattttcatagcattttagaataataggtcaacgatacacagaaaaccgattacgattttatcaataaataaaaaagatatagcataaataaagtgtccactttataaaatgaacgatccttatatcagccaacttgcatgcaagtttcccagtttgtatggcaatttatttgctcaatttaccacagaattcaaacttcatatgtataacaatacttctCAACAaggttcataatactttcgattcccaaaagttatttttttatgatttagaaaagtattgtgttttaGCATACAAGAGAAACGgagagttttgtatggaaactgcaagcatgttgtcTGGCTAGAAGACCTACTTCCCATCCACGTACTTCTTCTAACAAATGATGCCCTTCATCTTGATTCTTGAAGGTTCGGTGAATCAAGGTATAGGAGCCGGCGTCACGCAAACTCGTTTCGTTTTTTCACGATGGCCATGCGTTTCATAAAACCGATTGAATTGATAGCAACCGAGCGAAAAGGAACATGGTACCCATTTTTAGGGAGTCAATAGAGCAATTCTCTtggagagacaaaaaaaaatacgctcTTCACTTTAATTACAGAAAGAAATTGAAATCTTTCTCATTTTTTACTGAACATCCGttattcaaaagttttaaaCTGTTAATCAGCATTTGAAATGCACATCATGTATCGATTTCCAAGCATCTCAATTGTGTATTTACTGACACTAAACTGCTGAGTGTAGAGATCCTAGGATTCCGTTGTAAATTAttggattccagtgtagatcttGGGATTCCAGTATGGGTCCTGGATTTCAGTGTAGATATTGGAATACCACTGACGATTTtgagttttcactgtggatctttggattccagtgtggatcctgaatTTCGAGTGTGGCTTTTGGGATTCTATTAAGGATCTTAGGATTCCAGTCTGGATCTCgcaatttcagtgtggatcatgAGATTGAAACATGGATCCTTGGTTTCCAAGGATaattctgggattccagtgtggatcctaggattccGGTGTAGAGCCTGGGATTTCAGTATGGGTCCTGGGTTTCCAGAGTGTGGATATTGGGATGCCAGTGAGAATTttgagattccagtgtggatcctgagatTACGGTATGGATCCTGGATTTCCAGTGTAAGTAATTTTTGAGTTTCATGAAGGCGTTCCGGTAGATTGGTCCAAAAAACCACGAAATCATTTTGATACACCTCTAAAACTTTATCCAATTGGCTTATTTTTGGACAGATAACATGTTTTTataaatatgttcagaatttgatgTGGCACGGAGAGTCAGAGAACTTTTTCCAACAAGTTAACAGATCTAGTGTGTATTTCGTACTTCAGCATAATTTTGTGGAGTATTTTTCATTGTTTCCAAAGAGGTACGTTTTGTATGTATTGttatttataattatattaGCATGTTACCGCTCCGTTATTTTTCTCACAATAATCAAGTCTTtttaattttccatattttaataTTGCGATACTCCAGAAACAATCAGATTTCAATGAACGTGAAATAATTCtggcgttaatgggttaaagTATGTACGAACaatagcaagaaaaaaaatgacatgAAATGGTATGCTGGTGGCCTATATGAGTATCACGTTTACGTCTAACACCATTCCTTCTCTTTTCTTCCTCTGTCCACTTATAATAGAACCAATGATAGAAAGATCCTCCATAAGTCAATACCTTTTTCAATACCTATTTCATACGGATCGCCCAAATCGCAAAGCAGGCATGAAATTCTGTAGAAGCACATTATCACTTCATCTATAGATCACCCCGTAGCGCAACACACCATCAATCATCACTCACCAAGCCTGGGATCGTAGGTGcaaattacacccgattctgtttttgcacggagaatgcgtaccgtgcaaaaaaagttttcagttcaaaatttcaaaaactttattttgtttctgtttaTTTATACCTATAATCTATTAACTGTTATTTTAATATCTAATAGAATTGTAAAATAAACGGAATTATTGCTATCCACTATGAGTTCTATGTAAAACTTGTGAACTTTCCTCGATTTATTCGAAGATCTACTGAGTGGTATTGGACTCATAACAGAAGTTACGCGGTCGGTCTCGTAGGAACACAAGTTTCCCTACTGCCGGCAACACAAATCAACCGCGGGTCGAAAATCTGTCCCTGAGCACAGCTGAACAGTGCGCCGGCGCTGAAAATGCACACAAAGTACTGGTAGCAGTTGAACGGATGGGCCAGGACTCCGATGTCTACACCCTGGCAAACGACCGCTGGATCGGTGGATGGAGGTGCATCTGTTGCCGTGGTAGATTCTACCGTGCTGCTAGGTTCATTGGTCACAGTGGAAGGTTCCACGGTCGGCGCGGAAGCTGTTGTAATCTCCGGAGTCGTGGATGACTCCGTTGAAACTGTTGATGGGTTGTCGGTCACAGTTGAGAGTTCGGTCGTGACCTCCGGAGTTATGGATGACTCCGTAGAAACGGTTGACGGACTGTCGGTCACAGTGGAGAGTTCGGTTGTAATCTCCGGAGTTGTGGGTGATTCCGTCGAAACGGTTGACGGATTGTCGGTCACAGTTGAGAATTCGGTTGTGACCTCCGGAGTTATGGATGACTCCGTAGAAACGGTTGACGGACTGTCGGTCACAGTGGAGAGTTCGGTTGTAATCTCCGGAGTTGTGGGTGATTCCGTCGAAACGGTTGACGGATTGTCGGTCACAGTTGAGAGTTCGGTTGTGACCTCCGGAGTTGTGGATGACTCCGTTGAAACTGTTGATGGGTTGTCGGTCACAGTTGAGAATTCGGTTGTAATCTCCGGAGTAGTGGGAGGTGGCTCTGTTGATATAGTTGACGGACTGTCGGTTGGTGTGGGAACCGTTGATGGAGGTACCGTCGAGAGTTCTGGTGTAATCTCCGCAGTTGTGAAAGGTAACTCCGTTGAAATGGTTGACGGGCTATCGGTTGTAGCTTCTGGAGTCACCGATGGTGAATCCGTAGTAATAGCTGACGAGCCATCGGTAGTTCCATCTTCGGTAGTCCCTTCCGTCTCATCTGTAACTAAACCAGCACAATCTCCTGGAACACATAGCCCATTGGAGAAATAATGTTCTGCAGCACATTCCCTGAAATGTGGAAACCCTGCCTCACACATGTAAAAGCTTGAACAGCTTTCCGGGTTGGCTATTAGTTCATCGTCTTCTGGGCATGTTACGCCCTGAACTCTACACAAAGCATCAGCTGGAGTCGTGCAGGTTCCTGTCACTAAATCAAAGTACTGCATACTGGAGCACTCAGCCGGTTGAGGAGTTCCATCGGAGCAGATGTAGTATCTAAAATTTATTAAACGCGACTGTATTCCATCAACAGTTCACAGACATACGCAGTAATACCTAGCACAATTCCGTCCAGTTGAATCCGGAAGAAACACTGCTTCGTCACCCTCTGCTGGACACGTCACATCACATACAACATTCTGGATAAACTCTTCCGAACACTGCAAGCTGACTACTGCAGTCGGATTTGCCACGACGAGTATCGCCAAGAAGAGCCAATTCCACATGTCGTCGATAGCAGTGCCCAATCTGAACTACAAGACATTGTACAATCATGTATCGATTTATGTAATCGAATTATATGGATTATCAGCTACTTGCCTAGAATTTTGATAACTGACTAGGGTCGTAAATTACCGCGTTTATCTGCATCCGGAAAAATCAAGATTCGTCtagacaacaacaacaaaactcAGGTAGGTGACTCAAAAAGTGcatttgggttttttttttcaatattgagcAAATATGAATTTGTGAATATGATAAGAAGCAGGAACTCGGAGGGTTTGATTTGCGATgtcttatgtttttttttttcaagtgggCCCTAAATTGTTTTAATGaatagttatttttatttactAATGAATGAGCGTattttggaaaatactttagcAATCTTTCCAACTAAAATAACGGCTagaacatatttaaactttaatttgaataaTGTtcccaaatatgaaccttgacacttttggaCAATTTTTACGTTCAATTTGCCACAGGGGTTTGAGTTTTGACATTGGGAAGGGAcatagaaaacaaaatatacccaaaatgtgagtttaaaccaaggggtgtgacaaaatcacaaaaaccgtaaacaaattttgtttgccatgcaaatcatacaaaatttctggcttaaacttaagtgtttggtactaaaattggaacaGAGCTTTAGGACTTCATTAGTTTTGAGTCCTAGAACTAGGTATTAACGAAAATATATTGAACCAATTCGCACCAAATCGTATTCCGAGCTGGCAGCACCCtctcagatttcaatgaaataaaaacGATTTGTATAAACAAGCAGAGTGTAATCCTTTTGCCTAAATTTCTAACGATTTTTAACGTGACTTTTCCAACTGTAACGAAAGCTTTCTCAACAAATCTCGAATTAAATTTATAGATTAGCAGATTAAGCAATAGAACTGTTACTGTTtctattttttcatgattttctctaggaatttcgtgGAAATTCAGGTATTGCAAAAGATTCAAGGCttattccgaagatttctctagaagttcatTAAGTGATAATTTCTCGTGGAGAATTTGCCTAAAgaaatcttccaagaattttatttcGGTATCTCAagaattgaataattgaatttgaaggTAATTTGTATggttttcctgtatttttccaAGGAAAACCATACAAATTACCTTCAAAGATTCGTTTAgaaattttaaggaaattcTAAGTTCCCAAGGAGTTTCCGGCGATTCTTCCATAGATTTCCTTAGTATGTCCTCCAAGATTTACGTTTATaacatcttcaaaaaatatttgtaagatCTGCTAGAACAACAACTGGAGaatcggttgaaggattagtgcaaaaatatctggaggatctCCTAGTAtagttttaggaaaaaaaaaatcagggtaatccctgaggaaattactgaagCTCGTATCGTTGGAGTGTCCAAGGatctcctggagaaaatcctttaATCATCATCactgtaggatttttttttgagaattggaagtgaaatcttcagaagaatttctagaaggatatttttttttttttttaagacacctacacgttaatgctttcagtgggcattttgccctttgaagaaagcaccacactagacaacggactagcatgcaacgcccagtggtacAGTCGGAGAACATTCCTCACAaaaagttttccggcctgcagcgggaatcgaacccacacacctTAGCCCGATGCGGCTAAAtacctggtgacactaaccgcacggctacgaagcccacatatTGACAAACGGGTTTTTTCGTAATATTttaggtaaaacaaattttaagtgtaatccaaaatttcaatttctgctcaaacatgttcacttcactcaaacaagcaaaaatatgtcaaaaaactacatgtcattggtttgaattttgttttattgttgaacatgtgaaaaaaatgcgttttttttttcaaaaaactaggaAGTACCTTTTGCCTTATAACTTTGGGTAGACGCATCTATTTCAAAAACCCGAAAATAAACATCAATCTTCAATCTTGGTAGAAGAAGAGTTCATATGCATCTATCATGCTGAATTAGGGCTTATGCTAACTTGGGTTGGGATCCAACCTGGttcaaatcatattttgttttcttttttcgaACTCACATAActtacaaaaactttgtagagggatttggtaaaacattttcttaaattaattttcttaaaatttcttaaaatcattctaaaacattggcaaaatatactaaactaaacatttttcaaggcCCCTTTTTATAGTGATTCACGTCCCCAGGTGTTTGGTAGTTTAGTAAATTATgcaataaatttctcaaagaattctttTTCATGCTTCTTAATTTTTTGTTCCATTTTTGTCTCCTAATGTTGGTTCAGGGTCATCTCTAGGAATTCAAACAGAGACAAAGTCAGTAAATGTTGAGTTTTTtacacaaacacattttttcatgcatCTTTCAGAGAAACCTTCAAGGGTTCTTCAAGGCACTCCCTCAAGATATACATCGTTGAATTTCTTATGGAACTTTTCTTATTATTCTTTTCAACGACAGGAGGTGAAATATGTCAAcacattcctccagaaattcatttaaGGGATCTTCCAAGTGATACTAGAAAGGTATATTGAACTTTTTGACCAGGGATTGAGCCGAGAGCTACAGCAGGAATAATAATCAGGTAACTTCCAAGAATCTTCAAAACATCTCGAAGAATACTtggttttaattatgaatcgtgatttacggccaaccagccgagtggaagtttttaacaactaccgaaaagttaaacattacatataatttgcaattgggttagatggacaaattgatgtgaagatttgcgaaaaagttacacgtcttctcagtgagaatcaaactcacgactccccgatctctagttggggcgcgttaccactacgccatgagaggactgatgaacgcagaagttaacctgaattcgatccTTTTTGGCAAAGTGCacctttttcggaagaatttgcgaaaaaggaccacgtgattattgagctgaaatcgaattcaggttaacttctgcgttcatgagtcctctcatggcgtagtggtaacgcgccccaactagagatcggagagtcgtgagttcggttctcactgagaagacgtgtaactttttcgcaaatcttcacatcaatttgtccatctaacccaattgcaaattatatgtaatgtttagcttttcggtagataTCGAAGAAATTAGCCAGGCATTCTCTAAGCTGTGTTCTAGGGGTTCGTTTAAAAATTCCTTCTTTTCAATCCTTCTTTTTTCTAGTAGTTGCTGAAAAGAGTCTTATAGAGATTGTTCCATTAAATTTTTCACGGATTTTAAGGATTTCTCATGGATTGATCTAGatattccttctggaattttcgAGGGATCTTCAGAAATAGATAAAGAACCAAGGATTTTGTCAGGAATTTCTATAGATTTTTCACCTTCTCGTTTCAAAATTTCCtgcttaaagattttttttaatttctttattagtatgattctaaacattacattaatttcttatatctaggtgttctgtatcATTAGACAagactatcatccttatttagtaaaacaaatttaagattttatttacatttggttaaaaacattttacatttcatttgccgtagtagttcagattttttacaggtgagttgatttcacctgtttataagaaaaaaaaacgttttcaatttacttaatctAATATCCTTCTAAAAGATTGCTTTTACTTCCTTCgttggtagttttaagaattccttaacaatcttctgtgaaaatttcttcagatattttaccAAAGCTATCTCCGGATGAGTATGCGgctttttcagagattcttttaATATAGAGCACTAGTGAATTGcataaaatattttatgttcAAACATGGGCCAACataaaaataccaaaaattgtAAGCAAAAATCGTTTCAATTGAATTAATAATTGCTTgggaaatgtaatatgttattaacaaaatgttaattaaattcaaatttcgTCATagcaaattaggatgatagcgTTGCCAAACACAGAACACTTAGAGATATGATGAATTAagttgaagatgaatcgaagccaaagtttaaattttcaagaacacggatctggagaaccgaacatccgttcaatgtgaaaacttgatcgattggtcgctagctggtggtgaccaatcgattaggttttcagctcaaacggatggttggttctccagatccgtgctctcgaaaatttgaactttggcttcgatttatcttcaccttaattcatGAATGATATTTAtagaaaatcaaacaaaattaacAGCAAGGAAGAAGAAACACCCGATAGCATCAAAAGATTCCGATCTTTGTTTGTGCATATCTCGTGCCGCCAAGGTTACAAGGTGTGTGAGataacccgagcagaagaaaataactactgaataccaaattgagttattccataccagataatttccaacacttacaacctgaatgaggtatgaatgagtcctgcataagaggtaaaatacctcaaataataccttttgcatattctacaaataccaagctgatacttagatcaggtattgtaatacctaaataatacttgttggattttcatataaaagtgaaatttttcaatacttgttcaatacctccagcagtcctcaatagctatcgaataccaaaatgaagtatttttaattgttttaaacatttttttcaaataccattataataccaaaatgaggtattgataactgaacaatacctaattctgGTATGATACCGAAATATGgaatgcataagttattggcgagttattctttcctcctcgggaaatgcaaaaatctgtataaatatttacaagtaccgtaaattcgggtgaaattgatcagtagggtgaaattgatcactgtgtcactcgattttatttcttcccaaTGGAGGTCAAATATCagtgtaacctgcagtgaatgaacattgtttgtcgtaagtatgtccaaattgtgtgttgtgaagttttttgcgttcaaaaatgtttatttatatgaaaataatgtaaaatttcaaaatcttgtacggtgcagtgttgacaaacatcaataaacttctagttctagacaaggatttggacatggtataatcctgaaagtttgtgaggatactaaagatatatccccaaactagatttcataaccacaACTCGTACaaattcgttgatttggttgaaataattgaatttctgtaatatatcaagaaattccttaggaaattgcatacactTAGGagttttctgcgttattcttgaaatttaaacattcattatttctataaatattgtattgttaagaatttggcaagcatattcggattcagggagctcaaatttattatgtaaagttgttttgaaaactaacaataatggcattgcgaagtgatcaatttcaccccgaaatgagatctcccgattttttattttagacatattttttagcactaaaattacatttgttagaaaatttcggtacttgagtcaatgaggctcaccttcatacttgttttcctgcattcagttgtttggcattgtcaacattatagaaatcagacaagaaaaaccttgaaaagtaatcaatttcacccgaaattacggtaccgtggATCTGCATAGTGACAAAACTGTGACCATAATCGTCGACAGAGCCGCAGCAGTTGATGGTTTCTTTGCCACCCGTCGTATTACCGAGAATGGTGGTAAATTGCCAAAGCATTGTCCCAAGGTAGCGGTTATCAACCTCAGCGATTCATATGAAGCCTTTTACTGGCGAAGAACTATTCGAAGGTATGATTTTGTCTGTGGTATGGCTACAGACATACAGAGcgttataacaaacaataacggctctgactgcgtccgaatgcaggtcaatttggggatgagagggaaatgttgacgttttacttactttatggaagccgaggagtcctctgcagtTCTACAAGAAAACAATGGGAGTTTGGATGTGATAGatagataccgtaatccggggtaacattgatcatttttttagtttttcttaaatttttcatttcacaatacaaatgttacaaatttcatatttttaaaacaagtactggcacccaccgctcctatctatgtactttattttgtttttcgaaagatttaaacatgtttaaataaatgtgttaagtgatttttgattcagttgatatggggtaacattgatcacccaagtaaacaacgttcgctaatattggaaatgtcgttacttactaaaatcagggcccctgaagccgaatatgaagaccaaactcttacaagtcatttactttttgagttatttcaaaactaaaaacaccttgaaccgcgtaatacgcctaaaagtaggcaatttcctcaggaaattctacattcgtaatagtaattagttaatgttgcctaaatgaataaacttatgaaagatttgacaacggaatcgttttcggcgatgccatttttagtaacacccgcattttccttgatcacatcgtctacagaactcatgtgagacatgaattttcggtagtgtcagtgataatgatagaaatcattgtttcaaaaagttgacaaatttgcgcatgaactaaacgcaattttgacaaaaaccttaattatcattagcttatgaatatacggaagagaggcaccattaatggttcgaaaatgcttcatcaataaatctttatttgaacgtttaacaagatgagtcatcccgatcaatgttaccccggattacggtaccttgaAATGATTATCGAGCATATACACGTGTAAATACTCGACCATCCCAAATTGGGAGACTGTCAGCCATCTTATAACAGTGTGGAAGAATCACCCGTAATGTGACTTACTTCACCGGAGATCTAACACTGACTCACTGGGGCGATGGGAAGACTCGAAGTATATTGACAGCTATGACGCATGCATTACCGTCTCAGCTGTCAGCCAGTTAGGGGAAAGGTATTAAACATACGCATGTAAGGGGAAAGGTATTAAACATACACACCCCACATTCTCCTTcttctccgaaaaaaaaaatcattggctCCGTTCTAGTGTTACCAATATTTATATTCCAATGCAATTTATTACATAGTTATGTTCTGATTTATTCGTTCTACCTCTTTCACGATATCCTATTATTGTATATATTGATAGGTTCTTCTTTCTTTCTTCATTAAGCACATTatcttccaaaaaaaatatcttcaaaatctcCACAACTTTTGTTTTGGCATTGGAAAATGTTTCTTGGTCAAAATGATCTGAACTCAAGCAATGCATCGATATTTGGAGTATTTGACTGTAAACTTCCATTTGAAGTACAACACTAAGAATGCTGTTTCGCCTATGAAAAGTGAGTTTCCCTGAcagcccaactaacatttagtgcaaatgtaaacattatcTAAGCTCTCTTTttacggctttatgctgagtgAAGGCGCtatacatacgaacgaaagcttctatgcgatcctttaaCCAACAAAattggcgaatctactcagctatttttaagctgtgttgaCAGGTCTTATTCATACCTATAATTGCTCTATCTCTtcagttatacgacaagtagcctggtaacatcttcggaaggcgctttctcaaccatttcgcaactgttgaataatttttatacagTTTCGCTgcattatcgattaaatattatttcaagctgtttcacagcttccggaattaatgtcataagtatctgaatttattGTTCCCAACGTTACACAATTAAAGTACCTGCCACCGCTTtcgatcgaactcacgatctctgcatccacaagtctcgacgctatCCTTCCTGCCACCACAGTATATATCGAaaggcaaaaaaaaaagcaCACCGTTTTCTTctacattgaaaaaaatacatacaatatTTTATAGTGATCTTAAAAGATGTTATAGCCATGCTTATACCAcatcatcaggctgtaaaagggtgtgAAGCTTcaaaacgcaatgtttacatccagcAAGCTGTGTAGATGCGcgacaagttgttgttttacagcttaCTGCTGTATGCTCTCTGTATAACTGACAACAAAGCGCTTTTTAATTATATATTCAGCAGCATAACAACAACATATAATATAAAAGCAGCCGGATTAAGGATGGggagttttattccacatcaaTAAGTTGCTATattttacggtgttgagttacagctgaGTGAAAGCACCAAAGCGATAACCGACGACATTTTTTTCAGCTTTGATATGCAGCTGCAAAACttttgcgttacagctgtattaacgctgtttgttctatttttgacagctttcatttttttttgctgcgttcgctactttaattcaactgttatacagcacaaagcaaataatcttggcttatagcgctaaaattgttagttgggagaaatgttcaagaaattttctacagcgagtAACGTGTGAAGCGCCATActttctcaactgcgtactgtgatttaataaaagttgattttcttgACCCTTTCTT includes:
- the LOC5577056 gene encoding mucin-2 — its product is MWNWLFLAILVVANPTAVVSLQCSEEFIQNVVCDVTCPAEGDEAVFLPDSTGRNCARYYICSDGTPQPAECSSMQYFDLVTGTCTTPADALCRVQGVTCPEDDELIANPESCSSFYMCEAGFPHFRECAAEHYFSNGLCVPGDCAGLVTDETEGTTEDGTTDGSSAITTDSPSVTPEATTDSPSTISTELPFTTAEITPELSTVPPSTVPTPTDSPSTISTEPPPTTPEITTEFSTVTDNPSTVSTESSTTPEVTTELSTVTDNPSTVSTESPTTPEITTELSTVTDSPSTVSTESSITPEVTTEFSTVTDNPSTVSTESPTTPEITTELSTVTDSPSTVSTESSITPEVTTELSTVTDNPSTVSTESSTTPEITTASAPTVEPSTVTNEPSSTVESTTATDAPPSTDPAVVCQGVDIGVLAHPFNCYQYFVCIFSAGALFSCAQGQIFDPRLICVAGSRETCVPTRPTA